A stretch of the Polluticoccus soli genome encodes the following:
- a CDS encoding carboxypeptidase regulatory-like domain-containing protein has protein sequence MYKHLIPFLVLCITAISPAIAQDRSLSQTVRGIITDAESKQPLAGVAVVLASNSSINTITDDQGYYLLEGVPLGRQSFQFSYNGYSPRTISEVMISSGKETELNIPLTENIQRLKEVSVSAKRNRFGAQNEFASVSARSFSVEETKRYAATVSDPARMAMNFMGVSGSNDRENGIVVRGNSPKGVLWRLEGIEIPNPNHFNSLGTSGGAVSMLNANTLAATDFYTGAFPAEIGAALSGAFDLQFRNGNQERREHSVQIGTLGAEIATEGPFRKGGQASYLINYRYSTLTLLQGFFDLGGVLPAYQDLSFKVNLPTKNAGTFSLWGLWGLNVASKDATADSTEWSSDNPNFSLRAYGEMGVAGITHQYFVNNHSYIKTVVSAATDSYKSDIDSLNPTNNYSEVPTQHARHINTYYRGTVMYNNKLSSRHTVRAGIVAQQIGADMEEAYHDKERGEWIEFIKGKGSTQYYQAYMQWKARLTEQLTLITGVHSSYYYLTEKGTIEPRASLSYQLNKQTFALSAGFHSKPDHISVYLFQNDSLGNVIRQTNKDLDLLKAFHIIGGYETSLPLKMRLKAEVYYQHLYSIPVEADSNNAFSLLNTQNIYSLAEINKPLSSTGTGRNYGIDLSIERPFANNYYVMVSGSLFRSLYTSYAGDEYNTLFNRTYQLNMLGGKEFKLNSNGSRILGINGKMLYSGGLRESEIDLARSMQYEQLMMVPGQYYTKQGKPYFRIDGSVYYKFNRRHATHSLQLDVQNITNRRNYFYSYFDGKNGRIATVYQTGIIPTIAYRIDFHW, from the coding sequence ATGTACAAGCATTTAATACCCTTTCTGGTTCTTTGTATTACAGCTATCAGCCCTGCTATTGCACAGGATCGGTCATTATCACAAACTGTACGCGGCATCATCACCGATGCTGAATCAAAACAACCGTTGGCCGGGGTTGCTGTCGTGCTTGCATCAAACAGCAGCATCAATACTATAACCGACGACCAGGGCTATTATCTATTAGAAGGAGTACCGCTGGGCAGGCAGTCATTCCAGTTCAGCTATAATGGGTATTCACCGAGAACAATAAGCGAGGTGATGATCAGTTCGGGCAAGGAAACGGAACTGAACATCCCGCTCACAGAAAACATCCAGCGCCTGAAGGAAGTGAGTGTTAGTGCAAAGCGCAACCGTTTCGGCGCGCAAAATGAATTTGCCAGTGTTAGTGCGCGGTCATTCTCTGTAGAGGAAACAAAGCGTTATGCAGCCACTGTATCAGACCCGGCACGTATGGCCATGAATTTTATGGGGGTATCGGGCAGCAACGACAGGGAGAATGGCATAGTAGTACGTGGCAACTCACCAAAGGGTGTTCTGTGGCGGCTGGAAGGTATCGAGATACCGAATCCTAACCACTTTAATTCGCTGGGTACATCGGGTGGCGCGGTGAGCATGCTGAATGCAAACACACTGGCAGCTACTGATTTTTATACCGGTGCATTCCCTGCTGAGATTGGAGCTGCACTTTCTGGCGCGTTCGATCTACAGTTCCGTAACGGCAACCAGGAGCGTCGCGAGCACAGCGTGCAGATAGGTACACTGGGTGCAGAAATAGCAACAGAAGGTCCATTCCGCAAGGGCGGACAGGCATCGTATTTGATCAACTACCGCTACTCTACCCTAACATTACTGCAAGGCTTTTTTGACTTGGGTGGTGTGCTGCCTGCATACCAGGACTTATCATTCAAAGTGAACCTACCGACAAAAAACGCCGGCACCTTTTCCCTTTGGGGCCTTTGGGGTTTGAACGTAGCATCGAAAGACGCTACGGCCGATAGCACTGAATGGAGCAGCGACAATCCCAATTTCAGCCTGCGGGCCTATGGCGAAATGGGTGTAGCAGGCATCACGCACCAATACTTCGTCAACAACCACTCCTACATCAAAACCGTAGTATCGGCGGCCACCGACTCTTATAAATCCGACATTGACTCACTCAATCCAACTAACAATTATTCTGAAGTACCTACACAGCACGCGCGCCACATCAATACCTATTACCGCGGTACGGTGATGTATAACAATAAGCTAAGCAGCAGGCACACTGTGCGAGCTGGTATCGTGGCACAACAAATAGGTGCCGACATGGAGGAAGCCTATCATGACAAGGAACGCGGAGAATGGATAGAATTCATAAAAGGCAAAGGCAGCACGCAATACTACCAGGCTTATATGCAGTGGAAGGCGCGCCTTACTGAGCAACTGACACTGATAACCGGCGTACATAGCTCCTACTACTACCTGACGGAAAAAGGCACCATAGAACCACGTGCTTCGCTGAGCTACCAGTTGAACAAACAGACCTTTGCGTTATCAGCAGGTTTCCACAGCAAACCCGATCACATTTCCGTCTATCTTTTCCAGAACGACTCGCTCGGGAATGTGATCCGTCAGACAAACAAAGACCTTGACCTCCTCAAAGCGTTTCATATCATAGGCGGTTACGAAACCAGCCTGCCGTTGAAAATGCGACTGAAGGCTGAAGTATACTACCAGCACCTGTACAGCATACCTGTAGAAGCCGATTCAAACAACGCCTTCTCATTGCTAAATACTCAAAATATTTATTCGCTTGCAGAGATCAACAAGCCGCTGTCAAGCACCGGCACAGGCCGCAATTACGGTATTGACCTGAGCATTGAAAGACCTTTTGCCAACAACTACTATGTAATGGTTTCGGGTTCACTGTTCCGTTCTCTGTACACAAGCTATGCGGGAGATGAATACAATACCCTGTTCAACCGCACGTACCAATTAAATATGTTGGGCGGAAAAGAGTTTAAACTGAATAGCAACGGTAGCCGCATACTGGGCATTAATGGTAAAATGCTATATAGCGGAGGATTGCGGGAATCAGAAATAGACCTCGCCCGGTCAATGCAATATGAGCAACTGATGATGGTGCCCGGGCAATACTACACCAAACAGGGCAAGCCCTATTTCCGCATCGACGGTAGCGTGTATTATAAGTTTAATCGCAGGCATGCTACGCACAGCTTGCAGCTGGATGTACAGAACATCACTAACAGGCGCAATTATTTCTATTCTTATTTTGACGGCAAGAACGGTCGTATAGCAACTGTTTACCAGACTGGTATAATACCTACCATTGCTTATAGGATAGACTTTCACTGGTAG
- a CDS encoding DUF4397 domain-containing protein: MARLLLAILCCASFISLKAQPTTKAQFINNAADVALPGIDIYIDNVLFIDDLNFRSATAFVDIPATTPFQLGIAPNTSSSSMDVFYSMNMLLGQPDTIVIIANGLITNTGYNPFKTFRLDTLMGAREISHDAIDIDLLVANGSTDAPVMDVRAGTETLVNDLAFGSIHRYLRVPFGDHKFRLTNNTGSKTIQTYDLPLLSLTVPGTAGLILTSGFMNPLANNNGPAFNVMFVPASGGPFIPLTTTDPEAYARMQLIHNSPDKSLDTVDVYVDGDKLLDNFTFRTATGFMDVDVAAAKSIGLAPKTSTSVADVIYSQNIQFDSGKRYIVTFDGIKSTSGYSPIVPLAIRSFNAAREEGSNTANTDILMTHGVTDIPTVDIREGTNILADNLIYGNFIPYVSLPANKNYVFTVTNNDGSIEIEKYKGALLADGLQGQALTLLMSGFQSPASNSNGAPWGLYYATALGGPLVPLAISTSIEEVAGNDGLNIWPNPATDKLHIISKEPIATAHIYDITGKLVKTSFKPQGEIDINQLNDGLYLIKLESANTTITHRFIKQ, translated from the coding sequence ATGGCAAGACTTCTACTCGCGATCTTATGTTGCGCAAGCTTTATTTCACTTAAAGCCCAACCTACTACTAAGGCCCAATTCATCAACAATGCTGCCGATGTTGCACTTCCGGGCATCGACATCTACATTGATAACGTCTTATTTATCGACGACCTCAACTTCAGATCGGCGACTGCATTTGTAGATATACCGGCAACCACGCCGTTTCAGTTAGGTATCGCACCTAACACCAGCTCGTCTTCTATGGACGTGTTTTATTCCATGAATATGTTGCTTGGTCAACCCGATACCATTGTTATCATAGCTAATGGGTTGATCACAAATACAGGTTATAATCCTTTTAAGACCTTTCGACTTGACACCCTTATGGGCGCAAGAGAGATCTCACACGACGCAATTGATATTGACTTACTGGTCGCAAATGGTTCCACGGATGCTCCTGTCATGGATGTCCGGGCGGGAACCGAAACTCTTGTCAACGATCTGGCATTTGGTTCTATACACCGTTACCTGCGGGTACCTTTCGGCGACCATAAGTTCCGTCTGACAAATAACACAGGCAGTAAAACGATCCAAACATATGATCTCCCCTTGTTGTCGCTCACGGTGCCAGGTACTGCAGGATTGATCCTAACAAGCGGTTTTATGAATCCATTGGCCAATAATAACGGCCCTGCGTTTAATGTGATGTTTGTGCCGGCGTCAGGTGGTCCCTTTATCCCACTCACAACAACCGACCCTGAAGCTTACGCAAGAATGCAACTGATACACAACAGTCCGGATAAAAGCCTGGATACGGTTGATGTATATGTTGATGGAGATAAATTACTGGACAACTTTACATTCAGAACAGCAACAGGCTTTATGGATGTTGACGTAGCTGCTGCGAAAAGCATTGGTTTAGCCCCCAAGACAAGTACATCCGTAGCCGATGTCATTTACTCACAGAATATCCAATTTGATTCGGGCAAGCGCTATATAGTAACATTCGATGGCATTAAAAGTACATCGGGATATAGCCCTATAGTGCCTTTGGCGATCCGTAGTTTCAATGCTGCACGGGAAGAAGGCTCGAACACGGCAAATACCGACATCCTGATGACTCACGGCGTTACGGATATACCTACAGTTGACATTCGTGAAGGAACAAATATCCTCGCAGACAACCTTATATACGGAAACTTCATACCGTACGTTTCACTACCTGCTAATAAGAATTACGTATTTACTGTAACTAACAATGACGGGTCTATTGAGATCGAGAAATACAAAGGCGCACTTTTAGCAGATGGCCTGCAGGGTCAAGCGCTTACTTTACTGATGTCTGGCTTTCAGAGTCCAGCCAGTAACAGCAACGGCGCTCCATGGGGACTTTACTATGCTACCGCTCTCGGCGGTCCATTAGTACCACTTGCGATCTCCACCTCGATCGAAGAAGTCGCAGGAAATGATGGCCTGAACATTTGGCCTAACCCTGCCACCGACAAGCTGCATATCATCAGCAAAGAACCAATTGCAACCGCGCATATTTATGACATCACCGGTAAGCTAGTAAAGACCTCTTTCAAACCACAAGGAGAGATCGATATCAATCAACTTAACGACGGACTCTACCTGATAAAACTAGAGTCAGCCAATACAACGATAACACATCGCTTCATCAAGCAATAA
- the rpsA gene encoding 30S ribosomal protein S1 produces MEENQIINQQTSAHDDFDWSVDKRNVASYSQEKRQQLEKVYDNTFKTIEESELLQGTVVGLTKTDAIINIGFKSDGLVSLNEFRDIDVKIGDDIEVMVVEKEDRNGHLHLSRKLARAARAWQKIVDFYKTGEVVTGTITSKTKGGLIVDVYGLETFLPGSQIDVKPVTDYDQYVGKTMDFKVVKINEAIRNAVVSHKALIESDIEQQRSVIISQLEKGQVLEGTVKNVTDFGAFIDLGGVDGLLYITDISWGRVTHPSEVLENGQKLNVVVLDFDDEKKRISLGLKQLTAHPWDNLPAEIVEGAKVKGKVVNIEDYGAFLEIMPGVEGLVHVSEITWSSQPINAKEFFKMGDEYEAQVVTLDKDERKMSLSIKQLTEDPWETIENKFPIDSRHKGTVKNITPYGVFVELETGIGGMIHISDLSWIKRYNHPNEFTKVGEQIDVMILSIDKENRKLALGHKQLEEDPWNTFETVFPIGSVHEGLVTRKDDKGATVQLQYGLEAYAPARHLRKEDGTNVEAEQTLPFMIIEFDRNDKRILVSHTRIWEQAKSDEKEAVKKEAAAEGEKTKKAVKNIQSKVEKPTLGDLGALAELKEKMRKAEGDN; encoded by the coding sequence TTGGAAGAAAATCAAATTATTAACCAACAAACAAGCGCCCACGACGATTTCGATTGGAGCGTAGACAAACGCAACGTTGCTTCTTACTCACAAGAAAAGCGTCAGCAACTGGAGAAAGTGTATGACAACACTTTCAAAACTATTGAAGAATCAGAACTGCTGCAGGGTACTGTAGTAGGCCTGACCAAAACCGACGCGATCATCAACATCGGTTTCAAATCTGACGGCCTGGTATCGCTGAACGAATTCCGCGACATCGACGTTAAGATCGGTGATGACATCGAAGTAATGGTTGTGGAAAAAGAAGACCGCAATGGTCACCTGCACCTGAGCCGCAAACTGGCGCGCGCAGCACGTGCATGGCAGAAAATTGTTGACTTCTACAAAACCGGCGAAGTGGTTACCGGTACTATCACCTCTAAGACCAAAGGCGGTCTTATCGTGGATGTGTACGGTCTGGAAACCTTCCTGCCTGGTTCACAGATAGATGTGAAGCCTGTTACTGATTACGATCAGTACGTAGGCAAAACTATGGATTTCAAGGTAGTGAAGATCAACGAAGCTATCCGCAACGCTGTAGTATCACACAAAGCGCTTATCGAAAGCGATATCGAACAACAACGCAGCGTTATCATCTCGCAGCTTGAAAAAGGTCAGGTACTGGAAGGTACTGTTAAGAATGTTACCGACTTCGGTGCGTTCATTGACCTGGGCGGCGTAGACGGTCTGCTTTATATCACAGACATCAGCTGGGGCCGCGTAACGCACCCGAGCGAGGTTCTGGAAAATGGTCAGAAACTGAACGTGGTTGTTCTCGACTTCGATGACGAGAAGAAACGCATCAGCCTTGGCCTGAAACAACTGACTGCTCATCCTTGGGATAACCTGCCTGCTGAAATAGTAGAAGGTGCTAAGGTGAAAGGTAAAGTAGTAAACATCGAAGATTACGGTGCATTCCTGGAGATCATGCCTGGCGTAGAAGGCCTGGTACACGTTTCTGAGATCACCTGGTCTTCTCAGCCTATCAACGCGAAGGAATTCTTCAAGATGGGTGATGAATACGAAGCACAAGTTGTTACCCTTGATAAAGACGAGCGCAAAATGAGCCTGTCTATCAAACAACTGACTGAAGATCCTTGGGAAACGATCGAGAACAAATTCCCGATCGACAGCCGTCACAAGGGCACAGTTAAGAACATCACTCCTTACGGTGTGTTTGTTGAATTGGAAACTGGTATCGGTGGTATGATCCACATCAGCGACCTGAGCTGGATCAAACGCTACAACCATCCTAACGAGTTCACTAAAGTAGGTGAGCAGATCGACGTAATGATCCTGAGCATCGACAAAGAGAACCGTAAACTGGCTCTTGGCCACAAACAACTGGAAGAAGACCCCTGGAATACTTTCGAAACTGTATTCCCGATAGGTTCTGTACACGAAGGCCTGGTTACCCGCAAGGATGACAAAGGTGCTACAGTACAGCTCCAATACGGTCTGGAAGCTTACGCTCCTGCACGCCACCTGCGCAAAGAAGATGGCACTAACGTAGAAGCTGAGCAAACACTTCCGTTCATGATCATCGAATTCGATCGCAACGACAAACGCATCCTGGTATCACATACCCGCATTTGGGAACAAGCGAAGAGCGATGAGAAAGAAGCTGTGAAGAAAGAAGCAGCTGCTGAAGGTGAAAAAACCAAGAAAGCAGTTAAGAACATCCAGAGCAAAGTAGAGAAGCCAACACTTGGTGACCTCGGCGCACTGGCTGAACTGAAAGAGAAAATGAGAAAAGCAGAAGGCGACAACTAA
- a CDS encoding SRPBCC family protein, whose product MPLNISTLTINAPKEKVWDALTKPELVKLWQFGSVLTTDWNVGSSIRFSTEWQGEAFEQWGTVLDVRPYDFLQYNLFAPRPGLEDKPENYFIMSYVLTDTEDGHTQLQIKQDDNRPGAEQEEPQGEENPVLQALKKVAEEHWLA is encoded by the coding sequence ATGCCCCTCAACATCTCCACCCTCACCATAAACGCCCCCAAAGAAAAAGTATGGGATGCCCTGACTAAACCTGAACTGGTAAAGCTTTGGCAGTTTGGCAGCGTGTTAACCACCGATTGGAATGTTGGCAGCAGCATCAGGTTCAGCACCGAATGGCAGGGCGAGGCGTTTGAGCAATGGGGTACCGTGCTGGATGTTCGGCCTTATGATTTCCTGCAGTACAACCTGTTTGCCCCGCGTCCCGGACTTGAAGACAAGCCGGAAAACTATTTCATCATGTCGTACGTCTTGACCGACACTGAGGATGGCCACACGCAGCTGCAAATAAAGCAAGATGACAACAGGCCCGGCGCTGAACAGGAAGAGCCGCAGGGAGAAGAAAACCCTGTGCTACAGGCGCTGAAGAAGGTAGCTGAAGAGCATTGGTTAGCATAA
- a CDS encoding pirin family protein: MTIKRKLARIETPPAEPGFLGAGHIARPVIYGDFANSDPFIVLMDDMLDKKDNSPAGGPHPHAGFETVTLILEGEMGEMKKGGLQIMTAGSGVVHTETIDKPMKMRILQLWVSLPKKDRWTTPRLQDLPPERVPQKSEYGMNIKVYSGSLAGLTSPLENYSPFILADISLEAGSATTLQLPAGYNTMLYPIEGSVEVGEDKKLLKTDQSGWLDIHNAPGMSELQLSAGAGNTRLILYAGQPTGDNIVAHGPFIADTPQDITRLFYDYRAGRMPHIDTVPEEQRIML, translated from the coding sequence ATGACGATAAAGAGGAAACTGGCACGAATCGAAACACCACCTGCGGAACCGGGGTTCCTGGGCGCGGGACATATAGCACGGCCTGTGATATATGGCGATTTTGCCAACAGTGATCCGTTCATCGTGCTGATGGACGATATGCTGGATAAAAAGGATAATTCGCCGGCAGGTGGCCCGCACCCTCATGCCGGGTTTGAGACCGTAACACTGATACTGGAGGGCGAAATGGGTGAGATGAAAAAAGGAGGCCTGCAGATCATGACGGCCGGCAGCGGTGTGGTACACACCGAGACAATCGACAAGCCCATGAAGATGCGCATACTGCAACTTTGGGTTAGCCTGCCTAAAAAAGACCGCTGGACGACTCCACGCCTGCAAGACCTACCGCCGGAGCGTGTGCCGCAGAAATCGGAATACGGTATGAACATTAAAGTCTACAGCGGCTCGCTGGCAGGATTGACCTCTCCGCTGGAGAACTATTCGCCCTTCATCCTGGCCGACATCAGCCTGGAAGCAGGCAGCGCTACTACCCTGCAACTACCTGCTGGTTACAATACCATGCTCTACCCTATTGAGGGTAGCGTTGAAGTTGGCGAAGACAAGAAACTGCTCAAAACAGACCAGTCGGGTTGGCTGGATATTCATAATGCACCGGGCATGAGCGAACTGCAGCTAAGCGCAGGTGCTGGCAACACAAGGCTGATACTGTATGCCGGACAACCAACGGGCGATAACATTGTGGCACACGGACCATTCATAGCCGATACTCCGCAGGACATTACGCGCTTGTTCTACGACTACCGGGCGGGCAGGATGCCGCATATCGACACGGTGCCGGAAGAACAACGTATCATGCTGTAA
- a CDS encoding glycoside hydrolase family 108 protein codes for MANFQQAYAITMHNEGGYANNKNDSGGETWRGVARNYWAKWPGWAIVDKIKASKPANLNDALAADAALKTLVDKFYEENFWNAIGLPAMNCQQTANQLFDIAVNMGTGTAAKLLQQAINALKPGAVKVDSSAGPSTIEAANGQPDEALYNALAAQRRQRYESIIAANPSQAAFRNSWMSRITPWNSEHIA; via the coding sequence ATGGCAAACTTTCAACAGGCTTATGCTATCACCATGCACAACGAAGGCGGCTACGCCAATAATAAAAACGACAGCGGCGGAGAGACATGGAGGGGCGTGGCCCGCAACTACTGGGCTAAGTGGCCAGGCTGGGCTATCGTCGATAAAATAAAGGCTTCCAAACCTGCCAATCTTAATGACGCGCTTGCTGCCGATGCCGCACTCAAAACACTAGTCGATAAGTTTTACGAAGAGAACTTCTGGAATGCTATCGGGCTGCCTGCAATGAACTGCCAGCAAACGGCCAACCAGTTGTTTGACATAGCTGTAAACATGGGCACTGGCACGGCTGCCAAACTTTTGCAGCAAGCAATTAATGCACTGAAGCCGGGTGCCGTTAAGGTAGATAGCTCCGCCGGACCGTCTACGATAGAGGCGGCCAATGGCCAGCCGGATGAAGCCTTGTACAATGCCTTGGCCGCACAGCGTCGCCAACGTTATGAAAGCATCATAGCTGCTAATCCATCGCAGGCTGCATTCAGGAACTCGTGGATGAGCAGGATAACACCGTGGAACAGCGAGCACATTGCTTAA
- a CDS encoding DUF72 domain-containing protein, producing MRLKQQKRFYCGTSNVTLPVSNKETFPPAYRDKSRLNYYASLLNSVEVNSTFYKLPMARTIEKWVNDVPDEFRFTFKLSKSVTHAKELQYDPGDIRRFLEVISMADDKKGCILVQFPGSVKLSFFQRVRQILDEISLSGLSEGWHVAVEFRDRSWYRDSVYEMLEHYKAAVVMQDMPKSFTPLIDMEKEFVYLRFHGELGNYRGGYSNDFLREHASYIQDWLDEGLPVFAYFNNTMGEAVHNAMTLQSYLHDL from the coding sequence ATGAGGCTGAAGCAGCAGAAACGATTCTATTGCGGCACCAGCAATGTCACGTTGCCGGTGTCGAACAAAGAGACGTTCCCTCCCGCATACCGCGACAAGAGCCGCTTGAATTATTATGCATCGTTGCTGAACAGCGTGGAGGTAAACAGCACGTTTTACAAGCTGCCAATGGCACGCACCATTGAAAAATGGGTGAACGACGTGCCGGATGAGTTCCGTTTTACCTTCAAGCTATCGAAATCAGTAACCCATGCCAAAGAGCTGCAGTACGACCCTGGAGATATACGCCGGTTCCTCGAAGTGATCAGTATGGCGGACGACAAAAAGGGCTGCATCCTGGTTCAGTTTCCGGGAAGCGTCAAACTGTCTTTCTTTCAAAGGGTTCGGCAAATACTGGATGAAATATCGCTCTCCGGGTTGTCAGAAGGCTGGCATGTAGCTGTTGAGTTTCGTGACAGATCCTGGTACCGCGACAGCGTATATGAAATGCTGGAGCATTATAAGGCTGCGGTAGTGATGCAGGACATGCCCAAGTCATTCACCCCGCTTATAGACATGGAAAAAGAGTTCGTTTATCTAAGGTTCCACGGGGAGCTGGGCAATTACCGCGGCGGCTATTCCAACGATTTTCTGCGCGAACACGCCAGCTATATACAGGACTGGCTGGACGAGGGCCTGCCGGTATTTGCCTATTTCAACAATACCATGGGCGAAGCTGTACATAATGCCATGACGCTGCAGAGCTACCTGCACGATCTCTGA
- a CDS encoding DUF2238 domain-containing protein, whose amino-acid sequence MAFTTAASSERTPFAANRFLWLLTGLFLAYWTYGWFNNHNMENWIIENLLVMILLPAMVFTHRGHRLSDLSYLLIFMFVMLHCYGAFYAYTTNAFGEWLKERYDLWRNPYDRIVHFSFGLLIAYPAREILLNRFKVSGKAAWLLPIEIAFSLGTIFEMIEWGVAELTTPATGETYVATQGDVWDAHKDIALAALGAAIAMVVVSLAKRLSARKAIGRPTLAPSAALNKSSIGKVRLESVQ is encoded by the coding sequence ATGGCTTTTACTACTGCTGCGTCTTCAGAGCGAACTCCATTTGCCGCCAACCGTTTTCTATGGCTGCTAACCGGACTGTTCCTCGCTTACTGGACCTATGGCTGGTTTAATAACCACAACATGGAAAACTGGATCATCGAAAACCTGCTGGTGATGATCTTGCTACCCGCAATGGTGTTTACTCACCGGGGGCACCGCTTAAGCGACCTTAGTTACCTACTGATCTTCATGTTCGTGATGTTGCATTGCTATGGTGCGTTCTATGCTTACACCACCAATGCCTTTGGTGAGTGGCTGAAAGAACGGTACGACCTATGGCGCAACCCGTACGACCGCATCGTTCATTTTAGCTTCGGCCTGTTAATAGCCTACCCTGCAAGAGAAATATTGCTGAACAGGTTTAAAGTATCCGGCAAAGCGGCATGGCTGTTGCCCATAGAAATAGCATTCTCGCTCGGAACTATATTTGAGATGATAGAATGGGGTGTGGCAGAACTCACTACTCCTGCTACAGGAGAAACCTATGTAGCTACACAGGGCGACGTGTGGGATGCGCACAAGGACATTGCCCTTGCAGCTTTAGGTGCAGCCATCGCAATGGTGGTTGTATCGCTTGCCAAAAGGCTGAGCGCCCGGAAGGCTATTGGTCGCCCAACTCTTGCTCCATCTGCTGCTCTCAACAAGTCAAGTATCGGTAAAGTGAGACTTGAATCAGTCCAATAG
- a CDS encoding SRPBCC family protein — translation MPINISAITINATKEKVWDALTKPELVKLWQFDSDLTTDWQVDSDIRFTTRLDGTVMEQWGRVLDIRPLELLRYSLFAPGPDIEDKPENYFIMSYILTDDEGNTNLEIRQEDNRPGAVQEEPQGEENPVLQLLKKVVESN, via the coding sequence ATGCCGATCAACATTTCCGCCATTACTATCAATGCGACTAAAGAAAAGGTATGGGATGCCCTGACCAAGCCCGAGCTGGTAAAGCTCTGGCAATTCGACAGCGACCTGACCACCGATTGGCAGGTGGATAGCGACATCAGGTTTACCACCAGGCTGGACGGAACGGTAATGGAACAATGGGGCCGTGTGTTAGATATTCGTCCGCTGGAGTTGTTGCGCTACAGCCTGTTCGCTCCCGGGCCCGATATTGAAGATAAGCCGGAGAACTATTTCATTATGTCCTACATCCTTACCGACGATGAGGGGAATACCAACCTCGAAATAAGGCAGGAAGATAACAGGCCGGGTGCGGTGCAGGAAGAACCACAGGGCGAAGAGAACCCAGTTTTGCAGTTGCTGAAGAAAGTAGTTGAAAGCAATTAG